The following proteins come from a genomic window of Peptoniphilus equinus:
- a CDS encoding GNAT family N-acetyltransferase has product MNNLTQDSFNFRKLKPEDAPQLIALVEDVYSRIDQKHIFVRDDLEYIEKTLKDGGRGLGVYLDDELVGFRYVTITPREDSLVAYTDIKTDAKHVVNLDTVLLHEKARGFGFQNKLRTMMLEELMADGYHVYASTISPDNEISFANSINAGTHLVALKHVYPSEQFPEGVLRFIFFRDFQRDFEFTDETAEAAPGEHDTIHELLDKGYVGVSYSDGKIKFQKRRC; this is encoded by the coding sequence TTGAACAACTTAACTCAAGACAGTTTTAATTTTCGAAAGTTAAAGCCTGAAGATGCACCGCAGCTTATTGCCTTGGTGGAAGATGTGTATTCACGCATTGATCAAAAACATATCTTTGTACGAGACGACTTGGAGTATATTGAAAAGACCCTTAAAGATGGCGGACGGGGACTCGGCGTTTACCTGGATGATGAATTGGTAGGGTTTCGTTATGTGACGATCACGCCGCGGGAGGACAGTCTGGTCGCCTATACCGATATTAAGACCGATGCAAAGCATGTGGTGAATCTGGATACCGTGCTTTTGCATGAAAAGGCAAGAGGTTTCGGCTTTCAAAATAAGTTGCGTACCATGATGTTGGAGGAGCTGATGGCGGACGGTTATCATGTGTATGCCAGCACAATTTCACCGGATAACGAGATTTCTTTTGCCAACAGCATTAACGCAGGTACACACTTGGTTGCGCTTAAACATGTCTATCCCAGTGAGCAGTTTCCTGAGGGCGTGCTTCGGTTTATCTTTTTCAGAGACTTTCAAAGGGATTTTGAGTTTACCGACGAGACGGCAGAGGCTGCGCCGGGTGAGCACGACACCATTCATGAACTTCTGGACAAAGGGTATGTCGGTGTGAGCTATAGTGATGGGAAAATTAAATTTCAAAAGAGGAGATGTTAG
- a CDS encoding 5'-nucleotidase C-terminal domain-containing protein yields MNKKLAGSILALTLALGSHSVFADTDSVVTLQDLNLLDKTNTPAQLDAELQRDEGLTMILKALGYSQEASQGDEYVKLNPFKDVDTWFAGYGGLATITRISNGTASDAFNPDGAMLKRDFVTFILRALDYPQMDAYNNAETIAKDIKLLDAAETLDGTLTKRDGAKYIERALSIELNNGTGWTLGDYLVSTGAFTKADAAKQSVKLGPVDEEDIHILYMNDFHGGISEETTGSMRDMGMEKMVGYVNAFREKNKNTIVLNGGDSYQGTSDSNLTKGIPVSAMIKAMDTKASAVGNHDFDWGIGEVDKWEKDGNMEFLAANIVDKTTGEPVSWAKPYDVYTVAGQRIGVIGLAHPNTTTLTKRENVKDLEFTDSAEAAQKYADMLRSEDFEGGPVDAVVLLTHLDSAQDKDGTITGTAADVAKKIKGVDLILSSHSHQSVSGEVNGIDILQAYYTGRAVGVVTLDIEDGKLESVHTDLYYGEDIKDKLTKDPAMTKVYTELQDELQPIKGEQLGEAAGEFTHDRDAKGSVSLLGRWTTDVMRKATNAQIAITNGGGLRRTLDAGTITMGDLYEIMPFDNYLVAMDLSGADVRKAIDHGILMPETTDGAFIGVNVEYDSTKPFEQRITKITLEDGTEIKDNDMYRVVINDFMYTGGDGYDFSNAQNVDETYIPIRDMMVDAIKEAKTITPQPIDYIKAVK; encoded by the coding sequence ATGAACAAAAAATTAGCAGGGAGTATATTAGCTCTCACCTTAGCCTTAGGTAGCCATAGTGTTTTTGCCGATACGGACTCTGTTGTGACGCTCCAGGATCTGAATCTATTGGACAAGACCAATACACCGGCACAATTGGATGCAGAACTTCAACGGGACGAAGGCTTGACGATGATCTTGAAAGCTTTAGGTTACAGTCAGGAAGCTTCTCAAGGGGATGAGTATGTCAAACTCAATCCGTTTAAAGATGTGGACACTTGGTTTGCAGGCTATGGCGGTCTTGCAACCATTACCCGGATCAGTAACGGCACGGCCAGTGACGCCTTCAATCCTGACGGCGCCATGTTGAAACGGGACTTTGTCACTTTTATCCTGAGAGCTTTGGATTATCCTCAAATGGACGCCTATAACAACGCTGAAACCATTGCGAAAGACATCAAGCTCTTAGATGCTGCTGAAACTCTAGACGGTACGCTCACCAAACGGGACGGCGCTAAGTATATTGAACGTGCACTGAGCATTGAACTGAACAACGGTACCGGATGGACCCTTGGCGACTACCTTGTTTCCACGGGTGCTTTTACCAAAGCTGACGCGGCTAAGCAATCTGTGAAACTGGGACCGGTCGATGAAGAAGATATTCACATTCTTTACATGAACGACTTCCACGGCGGCATTTCTGAAGAAACAACCGGCAGTATGCGCGACATGGGTATGGAAAAAATGGTAGGTTACGTTAATGCCTTCCGGGAAAAGAACAAGAACACCATTGTCTTAAACGGCGGGGACTCCTATCAAGGTACCAGTGATTCCAATTTGACCAAGGGTATCCCGGTATCTGCCATGATCAAAGCCATGGACACCAAGGCTTCTGCTGTGGGTAACCATGACTTCGACTGGGGCATCGGTGAAGTGGACAAATGGGAAAAGGACGGCAACATGGAATTTTTGGCCGCCAACATTGTCGACAAGACCACCGGCGAACCGGTAAGTTGGGCAAAACCTTATGATGTCTACACTGTTGCAGGCCAACGCATCGGCGTCATCGGGCTGGCACATCCTAACACCACAACGCTCACGAAAAGAGAAAATGTAAAAGACCTTGAATTTACGGACTCGGCTGAAGCGGCTCAAAAATATGCCGATATGCTTCGATCTGAAGACTTTGAAGGCGGCCCTGTTGATGCGGTAGTGCTTCTTACACACTTGGATTCGGCACAGGATAAAGATGGTACTATTACCGGCACGGCAGCTGATGTTGCGAAAAAAATCAAAGGTGTGGATCTCATCCTCTCTTCTCACTCACATCAATCTGTCAGTGGTGAAGTGAACGGCATCGATATACTCCAAGCTTACTACACCGGCCGTGCAGTCGGCGTTGTCACACTGGATATTGAAGACGGTAAATTGGAATCTGTGCACACCGATCTCTATTATGGTGAAGATATCAAAGATAAGCTGACGAAAGATCCTGCGATGACTAAAGTCTATACTGAATTGCAAGACGAGCTCCAACCGATCAAAGGCGAACAACTTGGCGAAGCTGCCGGTGAGTTTACTCACGATCGCGACGCCAAAGGTTCCGTATCTCTTTTAGGTCGTTGGACGACGGATGTCATGCGCAAAGCAACGAACGCTCAAATCGCCATTACCAACGGCGGCGGACTTCGACGCACCTTAGATGCTGGCACCATCACTATGGGTGATTTGTATGAGATTATGCCGTTTGACAACTATCTGGTTGCCATGGATTTGTCCGGGGCGGATGTACGAAAAGCCATCGACCACGGTATTCTGATGCCGGAAACGACAGATGGGGCTTTCATCGGTGTGAATGTGGAATATGACAGCACCAAACCGTTTGAACAGCGCATTACCAAAATTACACTTGAAGACGGTACGGAAATCAAGGATAATGACATGTATCGTGTGGTTATCAACGACTTTATGTACACAGGCGGTGACGGATACGATTTTTCCAACGCTCAAAATGTCGATGAAACCTATATCCCTATTCGGGACATGATGGTAGATGCGATTAAAGAGGCAAAGACCATTACGCCGCAACCAATTGACTATATCAAAGCTGTAAAATAA
- a CDS encoding copper amine oxidase N-terminal domain-containing protein — MKLKQWMAVTTCALSLMPSFVSAVGQLPETASKRAVEITINGALKTIPEVMGDGYIDAETNRVMVPVRYISEELGCIVNFMPATDSQKAGFLVGFKGTIIRMTIGEDHATISKDNHEEVVPLDAPAVLYDSRSYVPLRFISEAMGLDVAWNGDGDAGKVSITGQMELKKEGQQEAQPQTTSVAPIPAGDVYTSNEQAARDEVNRLIDLYK, encoded by the coding sequence ATGAAATTAAAACAATGGATGGCAGTGACGACCTGTGCCCTCAGTCTCATGCCAAGCTTTGTCAGTGCTGTGGGCCAACTTCCTGAGACTGCATCGAAACGGGCTGTTGAAATCACCATCAACGGCGCCCTAAAAACAATTCCTGAGGTGATGGGAGACGGCTATATTGACGCCGAGACCAATAGAGTTATGGTGCCGGTGCGTTATATTTCTGAAGAGTTGGGTTGTATTGTGAACTTTATGCCGGCAACAGACAGCCAAAAGGCAGGTTTTCTGGTAGGGTTTAAAGGCACGATTATTCGCATGACCATCGGTGAAGACCACGCCACTATTTCTAAAGATAACCATGAAGAAGTCGTGCCGCTGGATGCTCCGGCAGTCCTCTATGACAGCCGAAGCTACGTGCCGCTGCGCTTTATTTCCGAGGCTATGGGCCTTGACGTGGCATGGAACGGTGACGGCGATGCAGGTAAGGTGAGCATCACCGGCCAAATGGAACTGAAAAAGGAAGGACAACAAGAAGCTCAGCCACAGACAACATCTGTGGCACCAATCCCTGCCGGGGACGTTTATACATCGAATGAACAAGCTGCGCGTGACGAAGTCAATCGGCTGATTGACCTTTATAAATAG
- a CDS encoding Crp/Fnr family transcriptional regulator, producing MADQSELFQGMTADDVASFLKNAGAKQLHLTKGDYVFMQNDVPECTFILEGGSIVVEHNDAAGKRAIVNVFRNPGTVFGEVYMYTPEASYDYSAYANEDSTVLAIPKAAFSMEGVVLSPVAVNMLRILAAKALFLNKKLLLMASLSIREKLIKFLLIL from the coding sequence ATGGCAGATCAAAGTGAATTGTTTCAAGGGATGACGGCGGACGACGTCGCCTCGTTTTTAAAAAATGCAGGGGCAAAGCAGCTTCACTTGACCAAAGGTGATTACGTTTTTATGCAAAATGATGTACCTGAGTGCACCTTCATTTTGGAGGGAGGCAGCATTGTGGTGGAGCACAACGACGCTGCCGGTAAGCGTGCTATTGTCAATGTCTTTCGAAATCCTGGCACGGTGTTTGGCGAGGTGTATATGTATACACCTGAAGCATCCTATGACTACTCCGCCTATGCCAATGAGGATTCAACGGTACTTGCCATTCCTAAGGCGGCTTTTTCCATGGAGGGTGTAGTGTTATCGCCTGTGGCGGTGAATATGCTCCGCATTCTTGCGGCAAAGGCACTCTTTCTCAATAAAAAGCTTCTTCTCATGGCGTCCCTGTCCATTCGGGAGAAGCTGATCAAGTTTCTTCTTATCTTATAG
- a CDS encoding copper amine oxidase N-terminal domain-containing protein, with amino-acid sequence MKSWLLLLALFVTTPVFAQSAEPVAVLSIDVPGDKAFIDAQTSLSMVPVRYICESLGAKVLYLEGTADRLPGFTITTAEVDLRMFETSSRAYVNHAGSLESVQMGAPVVNIEGTNYVPLRYLAETLGYDVAWQPTDHGGTVTLSH; translated from the coding sequence ATGAAATCATGGCTCTTGTTATTAGCGCTGTTTGTCACCACGCCGGTTTTCGCACAGAGTGCGGAGCCGGTGGCGGTGTTGTCCATTGATGTTCCCGGAGATAAAGCTTTTATCGATGCACAAACTTCCTTGTCCATGGTGCCGGTGCGCTACATCTGCGAAAGTCTTGGTGCAAAAGTGCTTTATTTAGAAGGTACGGCAGACCGTCTTCCGGGTTTTACCATCACTACGGCGGAGGTGGACCTCAGAATGTTTGAGACCTCGTCTCGAGCGTATGTCAATCATGCAGGTTCTCTTGAGAGTGTGCAGATGGGGGCACCTGTGGTGAATATTGAAGGTACCAACTATGTACCGCTGCGTTACTTAGCGGAAACGCTGGGTTATGACGTGGCGTGGCAACCCACAGACCATGGCGGTACCGTCACACTTAGTCATTAA
- a CDS encoding electron transfer flavoprotein subunit beta/FixA family protein: protein MNYLVLMKQVPKFSKVRLDPETHNLIREGLQVIVNPSDLNALELAIQVKKDNGGKITVLTMGPDVAAEMVQEAIARGADDGYVLSSLAFRGSDTLATSYALSKAIESIGTFDMVFCGTNTLDGDTAQVGPEVAEHLGLNQCTYVKSLSVKDGQITALRALEGRIEKQKLPTPALLTVMRNDDEVGKISKDKVNSVPASKVTIISDKDIDAAADRLGAAGSPTIVNEVFDTERRATGTHLEGSVDKQVEELVAILQREHILGRDA from the coding sequence ATGAACTATCTGGTACTGATGAAACAAGTGCCTAAATTTTCCAAAGTGCGTCTTGATCCTGAGACGCACAATCTCATTCGAGAAGGCCTGCAAGTTATTGTCAATCCAAGTGATTTAAACGCATTGGAGCTGGCAATTCAAGTAAAGAAAGACAACGGCGGTAAGATTACGGTCCTTACCATGGGGCCTGATGTGGCGGCAGAAATGGTTCAGGAAGCCATTGCTCGCGGTGCTGACGACGGTTATGTCCTCTCAAGCCTTGCCTTTAGAGGTTCCGACACCTTGGCAACCTCATACGCGTTGTCTAAAGCCATTGAATCCATTGGCACTTTCGACATGGTTTTTTGCGGCACCAATACTTTGGATGGCGACACGGCTCAAGTGGGGCCGGAAGTAGCTGAGCATTTGGGTCTCAACCAATGTACCTACGTGAAGAGTCTCAGTGTAAAAGATGGTCAGATCACTGCTTTGCGCGCTTTGGAAGGCCGAATTGAAAAGCAGAAGCTGCCCACACCGGCACTGTTAACTGTTATGCGCAATGACGACGAAGTCGGCAAGATTTCCAAAGATAAGGTGAACAGTGTGCCTGCCTCAAAAGTGACCATTATCTCAGACAAGGATATTGATGCCGCAGCGGATCGTCTCGGAGCTGCCGGCTCACCAACCATTGTCAATGAAGTCTTTGATACGGAGCGTCGTGCCACAGGTACACATCTGGAAGGCAGTGTGGACAAACAAGTGGAAGAGCTCGTCGCTATTTTACAACGTGAACACATTCTTGGGAGGGACGCATGA
- a CDS encoding glycosyltransferase, producing MKVLIASDVYAPQINGVVTSILNLKGELEKQGVEVRILTLSGTRHSYYEDGVYYVSSFPIKIYPDIRASLSMADPIILKVVAWKPDIIHTQNEFSTFNFAKVVAMAAKCPIVHTYHTLYEHYLRYITRHERAGRKFLRTFLRQSLRSCARVIAPTEKTKRALCGAGIDAEVTVLPTGIDLSKFETRYGVDELAALKRELGICEDDFIFLFVGRVAEEKNLDETISDFLRFNDEHPHTTYLIVGGGPYLKTLKSRFHHPKIHFTGMIAPDDVGKYYQLGDVFFCASESETQGLTFIEALANGLPLLCRRDDCLDGLLVPGETGFFFKDYTTFVHGAQRLMQEDRHDLFSEQARKKAEAYSKETFGRTVLALYKDVLSHYTYVPLPVRPIRTVKRVVHEYALEPLDTSLQRLPRKTRYYSQRLKKKVLWKRGKK from the coding sequence ATGAAAGTTCTCATTGCGTCGGATGTGTATGCACCTCAGATTAATGGTGTTGTGACCTCGATTCTGAACTTGAAGGGAGAACTTGAAAAGCAGGGCGTAGAAGTGAGGATTCTCACTTTATCGGGGACACGTCATTCTTATTACGAGGACGGGGTGTATTATGTCTCCAGTTTTCCGATCAAAATTTATCCGGACATTCGAGCTTCTCTGTCCATGGCAGACCCCATTATCTTAAAGGTTGTCGCGTGGAAGCCGGATATCATTCACACGCAAAACGAATTTTCAACATTCAATTTTGCGAAAGTTGTCGCTATGGCAGCCAAGTGCCCCATCGTGCACACCTACCACACGCTGTATGAGCACTATCTTCGCTACATCACCCGCCACGAGCGAGCGGGGCGAAAATTTTTGCGTACATTTTTAAGACAGAGCCTGCGCTCCTGCGCTCGAGTGATCGCCCCTACGGAAAAGACCAAGCGTGCTCTTTGCGGTGCCGGGATTGACGCGGAGGTGACAGTCTTGCCTACGGGGATTGATCTGAGCAAGTTCGAGACTCGGTATGGGGTGGATGAACTGGCGGCTTTAAAAAGGGAACTTGGTATTTGCGAAGATGATTTTATTTTTCTCTTTGTGGGGCGTGTTGCCGAGGAGAAAAACTTGGATGAGACCATTTCCGACTTTTTGCGGTTCAATGATGAGCATCCTCACACGACCTATCTTATTGTAGGGGGCGGGCCATACTTAAAGACTTTGAAAAGTCGGTTCCATCATCCGAAAATTCACTTTACCGGGATGATTGCCCCCGATGATGTGGGCAAGTATTATCAGTTGGGGGACGTCTTTTTTTGCGCGTCGGAGAGTGAAACACAAGGTTTAACCTTTATTGAAGCTTTGGCCAACGGTCTGCCGCTGTTGTGTCGTCGGGATGATTGTCTGGACGGTCTTTTGGTGCCGGGAGAGACTGGATTTTTTTTCAAGGATTACACCACCTTTGTTCACGGTGCACAGCGCCTGATGCAAGAAGATCGACATGATCTCTTCAGTGAACAGGCCAGAAAAAAAGCTGAAGCTTATTCGAAAGAGACTTTTGGGCGCACTGTGCTCGCCCTATATAAAGACGTGCTGAGTCACTACACGTATGTACCGCTTCCAGTGCGGCCGATTCGAACCGTGAAGCGTGTGGTGCATGAGTATGCGTTGGAACCTTTGGACACATCGTTACAACGCCTTCCGAGAAAGACAAGATATTACAGTCAAAGGCTCAAGAAAAAAGTACTGTGGAAGCGAGGTAAGAAATGA
- a CDS encoding electron transfer flavoprotein subunit alpha/FixB family protein has translation MKNILAVMEVTDKVTPLSLQILSRAREIADELDGRLDACLIGSDVAKFADELIAHGADRVLVAENPRLKDYLTLSYTKVFEAVVEASDPFGIMMPATHNLRDMGGRYAARKKIGLVAECVAVELNDTKDDIKWIRPTFDGQLFSDVRSQSIPKMGTVAEDVYEINEADANRKGEVVKVDVTLTDAECLTEILGSVKANTANSTLEDARVIVAGGLGLKEPKHWHLITELADALGAQTTGTKPISDQLWIPQDRYVGMSGRKVHPKVYIAIGISGSAQHIQGMKNSDIIIAINNDPTANIFDIAHYGIVGDLFEVVPKLTEAIKNL, from the coding sequence ATGAAAAATATTTTAGCTGTAATGGAAGTTACTGATAAAGTCACGCCGCTTTCCCTTCAAATTTTATCCCGAGCTCGGGAGATTGCCGATGAACTGGACGGCAGACTGGATGCCTGCCTCATTGGCAGTGACGTCGCAAAATTTGCAGATGAGCTCATCGCTCACGGCGCCGACAGAGTGCTCGTGGCGGAAAATCCTCGTCTCAAAGATTATCTCACCCTCAGCTATACCAAAGTCTTTGAAGCTGTGGTAGAGGCGTCGGATCCTTTTGGCATTATGATGCCTGCTACTCACAATCTGCGCGATATGGGCGGGCGTTATGCTGCACGTAAGAAAATCGGTCTGGTTGCCGAATGTGTGGCAGTGGAGCTCAATGATACCAAAGATGATATCAAGTGGATTCGCCCGACTTTCGATGGACAACTCTTCTCTGATGTACGCTCTCAATCCATTCCAAAGATGGGAACCGTGGCGGAAGATGTCTATGAGATCAATGAAGCGGACGCCAATCGCAAAGGCGAGGTGGTCAAGGTCGATGTGACACTGACCGACGCAGAATGCTTAACTGAAATTCTGGGTTCAGTAAAAGCCAATACCGCCAACTCCACACTGGAAGATGCCCGTGTGATCGTGGCAGGTGGGCTGGGTCTTAAAGAACCGAAGCATTGGCACCTCATCACTGAGCTTGCCGACGCTCTCGGTGCTCAAACCACAGGCACTAAGCCGATTTCTGATCAACTTTGGATTCCACAGGATCGCTATGTCGGGATGAGCGGTCGAAAGGTTCATCCTAAAGTCTATATTGCCATTGGGATTTCAGGCTCCGCGCAGCACATCCAAGGCATGAAAAATTCTGACATCATCATTGCTATCAATAACGATCCGACGGCCAATATCTTTGATATTGCTCACTACGGTATCGTGGGCGACCTCTTTGAGGTGGTACCGAAACTGACTGAAGCGATTAAAAACTTATAA
- a CDS encoding helix-turn-helix domain-containing protein: MASFIGVPRPSVSRELANMQREGLITLDRQHIGFNRIDLERSIE, from the coding sequence TTGGCAAGTTTTATCGGCGTCCCGCGTCCGTCCGTGTCTCGTGAACTTGCCAACATGCAACGCGAAGGACTTATTACTCTGGATAGGCAACATATTGGCTTTAATCGCATCGATTTAGAGCGCAGCATAGAATAA
- the hcp gene encoding hydroxylamine reductase — MFCYQCQETAGNKGCTQVGVCGKNATVANLQDMLIWVTKGLAQVLVTLRAQGRRSDQTVNRQVTYNLFTTITNANFDNAAFQKNIVKTLELKAELLKDIKDMSELSEAALYDERELTLIYDKAVTVGVFDTEDEDIRSLRELTIYGLKGLGAYMQHANALLKEDEDIHRFIQETLVKTLEVHTPDEWVDLVLETGSYGVRAMALLDEANTSAYGHPQITQVTIGTRHNPAILISGHDLRDMEMLLKQTEGTGVDVYTHSEMLPANYYPAFKKYPHFVGNYGNAWWRQREEIESFNGPVLFTTNCIVPPKASYIDRIYTTGAAGYPGCKHLGGEIGEEKDFSEIIAHAKRLAAPTAIESGHIVGGFAHGQVFELADSIVEAVKSGAIRKFVVMAGCDGRQQGRNYYTMFAEALPKDTVILTAGCAKYRYNKLDLGDINGIPRVLDAGQCNDAYSLALIALKLKDILELNDINDLPIIYNIAWYEQKAVIVLLALLSLGIKHIHLGPTLPAFLSPNVVKVLEDNFDLASIETVEADMAAFFPEITKTRAASMIDINSSFTNR, encoded by the coding sequence ATGTTTTGTTATCAATGTCAAGAAACTGCAGGCAATAAGGGATGTACCCAAGTAGGCGTCTGTGGTAAAAATGCCACTGTGGCCAACTTGCAGGATATGCTTATTTGGGTTACCAAGGGGTTGGCTCAGGTGTTGGTTACTTTGAGGGCTCAAGGGCGACGCTCGGATCAGACAGTGAATCGACAAGTGACGTATAATTTATTTACCACCATTACCAATGCTAACTTTGATAACGCGGCTTTTCAAAAAAACATTGTCAAGACGTTAGAGCTTAAGGCGGAACTTTTGAAAGATATAAAGGATATGTCGGAGCTTTCAGAGGCAGCGCTATACGATGAAAGAGAATTAACGCTTATCTATGATAAAGCCGTTACGGTAGGTGTATTTGACACAGAAGATGAGGATATCAGATCCCTTCGAGAGCTCACTATCTACGGGCTAAAAGGTCTTGGCGCCTATATGCAACATGCCAATGCTCTTTTGAAAGAGGATGAGGACATACATCGATTTATTCAGGAAACTTTGGTTAAAACTTTGGAGGTGCATACGCCGGATGAATGGGTGGACTTGGTTTTGGAGACCGGATCGTACGGTGTGAGAGCCATGGCTCTTTTAGACGAAGCCAACACGTCAGCTTATGGACATCCGCAGATCACTCAGGTGACTATAGGGACTCGACATAATCCAGCCATCCTCATTTCAGGTCATGACTTACGGGATATGGAAATGCTTTTAAAGCAAACGGAAGGCACCGGGGTTGATGTCTATACTCATTCAGAAATGTTGCCGGCGAATTATTACCCGGCTTTTAAAAAGTACCCCCACTTTGTCGGTAATTACGGCAATGCATGGTGGCGCCAACGCGAAGAAATTGAAAGTTTTAACGGGCCGGTTCTTTTTACCACAAATTGCATCGTACCGCCTAAGGCAAGTTATATCGACAGAATTTACACCACTGGTGCGGCAGGCTATCCTGGCTGTAAGCACCTTGGAGGAGAGATTGGTGAAGAAAAAGATTTTTCTGAGATCATTGCCCATGCGAAACGTCTCGCCGCCCCGACGGCCATTGAATCTGGTCACATTGTTGGCGGGTTTGCTCATGGACAGGTCTTTGAACTTGCCGATTCCATCGTGGAAGCGGTAAAGTCCGGCGCCATTCGCAAGTTTGTGGTCATGGCCGGATGTGACGGCAGACAGCAAGGCCGAAACTATTACACGATGTTTGCCGAAGCTCTACCCAAGGACACCGTCATTCTCACAGCAGGGTGTGCCAAGTATCGCTATAACAAATTGGATCTCGGCGACATCAACGGCATCCCTCGTGTGTTGGATGCGGGGCAGTGTAACGATGCATATTCTTTAGCGCTTATCGCACTTAAACTGAAGGACATTTTAGAGCTGAACGATATCAACGATCTTCCTATCATCTACAATATCGCATGGTATGAACAAAAAGCGGTCATCGTTCTCTTGGCGCTTTTGTCTCTGGGGATAAAGCATATTCACCTGGGACCGACGCTGCCTGCTTTTCTTTCACCGAATGTGGTGAAAGTTTTGGAAGATAACTTCGACCTTGCGTCGATTGAGACTGTGGAGGCGGACATGGCCGCGTTCTTTCCTGAAATAACAAAAACTCGAGCTGCGTCTATGATAGACATCAATTCGAGTTTTACGAATAGGTGA
- a CDS encoding hemerythrin domain-containing protein: MKSIEVLMTEHEAITAFVDRIEVECLRILEVHTVNTAFFRAAISYIREYADGIHHKKEEDILFRYMEDTLGTAAQKLVRSGMLVEHQLARSYCLGMEEYLNAYEATPNRHTMLQLLTHAMSYVNLLRQHIEKENGVVYPFAEAHLEEVIQQRVEDESAALCESESAYLARKKELEAVLYGK; the protein is encoded by the coding sequence ATGAAATCAATTGAAGTTTTAATGACTGAACACGAAGCCATCACTGCTTTTGTCGATCGCATAGAAGTCGAATGTCTTCGTATTCTGGAGGTGCACACTGTCAATACAGCTTTTTTCAGAGCCGCCATTAGCTATATTCGAGAATACGCCGACGGCATACATCATAAAAAGGAAGAGGACATTCTCTTTCGCTATATGGAAGACACGTTGGGCACGGCGGCTCAAAAGTTGGTGCGCTCAGGTATGCTGGTGGAGCACCAGCTGGCGCGAAGCTATTGTCTCGGGATGGAGGAATATCTCAACGCCTATGAGGCAACACCGAATCGACACACCATGCTTCAGCTTTTGACTCACGCCATGAGTTACGTCAACTTACTTCGACAACACATCGAAAAAGAAAATGGTGTCGTCTATCCCTTTGCCGAAGCTCATTTAGAAGAAGTTATTCAGCAAAGAGTGGAAGACGAATCTGCAGCTTTATGTGAAAGTGAGTCGGCCTATCTGGCGAGAAAAAAAGAATTGGAAGCCGTCCTCTACGGTAAATAA
- a CDS encoding ArsR/SmtB family transcription factor has translation MLEMKESLLEERSEMLKVLAHPIRLNLVRYLMHNGAQNVSQLQKVLDIPQPSVSSHLGKLKRAHILESRRKGTEIFYDVDSTFVIDLVEVIFHA, from the coding sequence ATGCTAGAGATGAAGGAATCTTTGTTGGAAGAGCGTTCGGAAATGCTCAAAGTGTTGGCTCACCCCATTCGGTTAAACCTTGTGCGATACCTCATGCACAACGGGGCACAAAATGTATCCCAACTTCAAAAGGTGCTTGACATTCCTCAACCTTCGGTGTCGTCGCACCTTGGCAAATTGAAACGCGCACATATCTTGGAAAGTCGTCGTAAAGGTACTGAAATTTTTTATGATGTGGACAGTACTTTTGTCATTGATTTAGTGGAAGTCATTTTCCACGCGTAA